The genomic region ctgtACATCTGATTGGACAGTTCGTATCAGCGCAACCCTGGTTGGATAGGGCCAAGAGCCCACCTCTCTGACTTTGAGAGACAAAATGCAATCCAACAAGAATCTGGAAGAGGCCAGAATGTTAATAGTTTCTTCCCCAgagcacttttttctttctttctttttttttttttttttaatttaaaggcaGGGATCATGACTTTATTCATCTCCATATTCCAGGGCCACCATGCTTTCCAGACAGTAACTGTGTAACAAATTTCTACAAAAGGAATGAAACTCTACTTACTGAGTGTTTAGTCTGTTGGAGGCTTGGGCACCTACTATTTAAATAGGAGTTAGACTCTGCTGTGAAGGTGTTTTCAATACACATGGCGATTCTTAGGTAAAAACATGCACGTGAAGAACTCAGgaactgggcggtgcctgcggctaaGTGGGTAGAGCCCAAATACAaagagtggtgggttccaacccgccctagccagctaaaacagtgacaactgcaacaaaaaataaatagcagggcgttgtggggaggttgaggcaagaaaatcccctgagcccaagaattggaggtgcTGTGACCTCCAATTGGTAGAGTGGTGATGTCACGCCACtttaccaagagcgacaaagtgagactctgtctcaaaaaaaataaataaataaaaaagaaagtaacttcGTTTATATCTGTATTGCTTACCTTTTAAAAATCGTAATAGTCACGTATAATCGCTGCTTTCTTTAAGCACACCcctcttttagaaataaaactttaGATTCTAAGTGAAAACTGCCTCAATCTACTCCGTTCTCCCTTTTATCTTCCACTATACCTCTTCTTTCAAGGACGCCTTACTTTTCCTAGCCCTTACTGTTTTTCCAGCCATTCTGGCACAGACCCGGCAACCCTTTACAGAAGTCTTTCAAATTCCTGCCACACTAACTACTCAGTCAGACTGCTGGTTATTCCAACATCTAGATCATATAAAGGAacttgaaatcatttttatttcccctAATATGAGTGCCTGGTGAAACCAATCTGGAAAATATATGTGTCATGTAGTATCCACagccaaagaataaaaaacatactGCTTCCCTAGATAGAAAGACAACTGAACATAGAAAAGTTTCTGTGAAAAATCAAGAACTATCTTTGCTCAGAGACACATGACAACCAGATATGTGAAAGTGCCAGTGAAGAGGAGAAGACACAGCAAACTCCAGGGTATAAGGTCACAAGTTCTAACCTGACTGTCTATAACTCTGCTCTTTTTATCTTGTGAGTTAATAAAGTATACAAATGGTTCCCACTCAAATGGTCAAGATGCTATGGACTTGGTTGTCTGACACCCTCTGTTACCAAGTATTCCACGTTAAATGCCAGTCAAATTACAAACTTGGTCTATTTTTGTTCATAAGGTAGtaccttataaacatacaaaatgcACCATTATGAGAAATCCCCTTCTATATAATTCAAAGTTCTTTTGAGTGATCAATATCCTTTTCCCAACATTTGGAATGTACAAAATTGAAAGAGCGGTCATCAATCTCGCCATAATGATAGAAAAAGAGCTCAACATCACCATGCAAGCATTGGGAACTCTTCAACCAGAGCTTAATAGCCTGGCACTTGTAATTCAAAACCAAAGCTTCCTACATGCTTTGAATACTCAACATGGAAGAGCTTATActgttaatggaaaaaaatgtagtgTTTACGTAAGTCAGTCAGGGCAAATAAAGATTCATCTACATCTCTTAAAGGACAAGATAAATATTCTTCACCAAATTAATGACAGCATTCCAGTGGAATGACCTATTCCCAGAAATGAGAGACTAGTTTAATGGGCTGTGGGGAATCCTGCTCatgtctgttcttttctgccCATTTATTCTCATCTTAATTTATGTTCTTGTCTCTCTTTTCAAACATCTTATGACTAGATAGATTACTAAGccgctctctctctccccaggtgCCAACTCAGCTCATAACGTGTGAAACTTCTAGCAAAATTCCAGTTGAGggaaatgaaggagctaaggaaatttcaccccaaaatatgactccttgtgTTGTGCCCAGGAATTCCACAAAGACCATATTGCCAAACAAGTTGAATTCATACCAAAGTCCCTTTATCGAAGAGCCAATTGGCGgcagcctcagtgtcccaacatggtgTTTCTGAGAATAGCCCCAAATGTTTAAGGTAGGGgtcatcaaactttttaaacagggagccagttcactgtccctcagatcattggagggccagactatagtttaaaaaaaaaaaaaaaaaaactatgaacaaatttctatgcacactgcacatatcttattttgaagtaaaaaaaaaaaacaaaacgggaacaaatacagtatttaaaatgaagaacaagtaaagttaaatcagcaaacttaccagtatttcaatggaaacaatgggcctgcttttggctcatgagatggtcaatgtccagttccatatttgtcactgctagtacAAGTGAtacaagtgtgcatcagttagtctagatctggttggagatttcagatgtttcattctgaaaaaagtctgttcacagacataagtgctgccaaagatggttgccattttgagtacatggttcctgagattaggatatgtctcagaggggagagatgcatagaaattaggaaggctgcttgacttgaatgcgtcttgcAGAGTCACagttctgcagttcagccagttccatttggtaaatcgtatccacattttcaatgtcagtagaaaatgggttactgaaaagctgtatgtcctgttcatggagatgaagctctttaaatctataTTGGAActtcttttgcaacttttccagtgaatctacacatgttttgtttgggaatgcaaccaatggattttccactaacagattttgagttgtggggagatggcagaaattttcctccttcacttgtttgatgaggaggcctaatcttacttcaaatgctttcacatgtgattgcagttcacagatgagcttcccctttccttgaagttgcacattgaaactgttgagtagctctgttacatctgtcagaaaggcaaggtgccatttccattcttcatcattgagctctggtacttctatattttttgaaagcagaaaagctgtaatctgtggaagtaagtcatagaaatgtttcaaaactctccctcgactcagccaatggacttctgtgtggtatggaacatctttacaggcaacatttagctcagacagaaattcctgaaattgtctgtggtttagtgcattagctctaatgaagttaacacaagatatcacagttttcataacagtcccacttcagtgatttactacacagcacttgttggtggatgaggcagtgtatgacTATACAAGTATAtagctgaactcgcactgctcagagattgcaacagtgtgaccCGGGGCTTAcatagcacacaacatacaacatcatacacaactgaatagcaatcagaatataaatgcacttaccgTCAATTAagttgggtttcctactcctcagctgtctgcatagctggattaagttcccatgagGCCCTAGGCAGATTCCCAGTCTGGGGCCCCCATgagataacactgagcactgaccattttcattaacactgactgctgaccatttgcgataacactgactgctgacaatttgcaccTTATGAACAAAAGAGGCCAAGTTTGTAATTTGACTGGCATTTATAGTGGAGTACTTGGTAACAGAGGGTGTCAGGTAACTAAGTCTACAGCTTCCTGACCATTCAGGTGGAAACTATTGGTATGTTACTACTATATAAGATGAAAAACACCAGtggtatttatagacagagtgaAGTTAAAACCTGTGACTTTCCATTGTGGATTTGCTGTGTCTTCTCCTTCTCACTAACTTTCACATATCCAGTTGTCATGTGcccctgtgaattttttttttttttttgagacagagtctctgtcattcttggtagagtgccatggcatcatagctcatagcaacctcaaacttctgggcttaagtgattctcttgactcagcctcccaagcagctgggactacaggtgctcgcaaCAATGCctggtgattttatttatttatttttaatattgagttctttatttatttttgagacagaatcttaagctgttgccctgagtagtgtGACATGGattctgagctcacagcaacctcaactcttgggcttagcctcccaagtagctgatactacaggtgcctgccacaatgcctggctattttttttttttttcagttgtcattgttttagcaggcccaaacctggttcaaacctgccagactggatgtatgtggccggcgacCTACTGAATGACTTACGGGCACTGCCaaaacctggctactttttgAGACCacgtcttgctctcgctcaggctagtctcaaacttacgagctcaggaaatccactaaccttggcctcccaaattctgagattacaggtgtgagccacttcacccagtgGTCCCTGTCAATTTGTAGAAACAGAACAGGTTAGGGAATATTTGATATAAAAGgccttttgtgtgtttttggcaGTTATATGGCTTGATGCTTTCACCTAACCAGGTTCGCCCAGACTTTTGGTCTATCCTAATGTAATTGTTAATGCCTGGTAGTTTAAGAAGGAGAGAGAGTCAACTATCCCAGGTTGCACAGGCATGGCCTATGGGCTATTCACAACATATGGTTATTTGATAAGTGTTCTCATTATGAAGGTTAGTGTCAGCACCATCAACGATCCCTGTGAGAGGTGTAAGAATATCATTTGTGGAATCAAACCATAGGGTTTGATCATAATATTGTCCCAGGATATCACCTAGCAAAGATCCAGcatgattttgattttcaatGCACAGGGGAAAATTCTTTTCAAGCGACTTTACCTGAACAAAAGAGAGCTCTTGAGTTTCCCCAGAACTTTTTCTATATCTAGTTGTCTCACCATTAGGTGAAGACTATGTTGCTTCTCCTCTGGCTGTGGATGCCACATCCTTTAATACTTCTGTTTTCCAGATTGGCTCCACCAGACACTCAtgttggcaaaaataaaaatgaattctattTCCTTTGCATGATCTACATGTTGGCATAGCCAGCAATCAGACTGATGAGTTAGTGTGGCCTGGGTTTGAAAGACTGGTACAAAAGGATGCCAACTCTGTGCTTGACCTGCTGGAAAAACAGTAAGGGTTAGTAGCAGTAAGGCATAATTTGAAAGAAGAGCTTTAGTGGAAGATAAAAGAGAGAATGGGATAGATTGAGGCAACTTCTACTCAGCTTCAACTGTGTTATTTCTGAAAGTGGGGGATGTCTAAAggaaaaattgtttaaaagtgACCTTTGGGgagtttaaaaggcaagaaatacAGATTAAATGAGGTTTCTTGATCTGTGATCTTGGGAAATAACTGTCTATttccggtggcgcctgtggctcagtgagtagggcgcctgccccatataccgagggtggcgggttcaaacccagccccggctgaactgcaaccaaaaactagccgggctttgtggcggaaacctgtagtcccagctgctcgggaggctgaggcaggagaatcactgaagtccaaaagctagaggttgctgtgagtcctgtgacatcatggcactctactgaaggcggtaaagtgagagtctgtctctacaaaaaaataaaaaaaaaataaaaaaaataactgtcTAC from Nycticebus coucang isolate mNycCou1 chromosome 20, mNycCou1.pri, whole genome shotgun sequence harbors:
- the LOC128572942 gene encoding general transcription factor II-I repeat domain-containing protein 2-like, with amino-acid sequence MWHPQPEEKQHSLHLMITAFLLSKNIEVPELNDEEWKWHLAFLTDVTELLNSFNVQLQGKGKLICELQSHVKAFEVRLGLLIKQVKEENFCHLPTTQNLLVENPLVAFPNKTCVDSLEKLQKKFQYRFKELHLHEQDIQLFSNPFSTDIENVDTIYQMELAELQNCDSARRIQVKQPS